GTGTATCTAAAGTTATAATATAATTCAGAGATGTATAGTATCCAACCAACGGTACGGCGAAATTGAATCGAGTGCGGAGCATGTTCTGACAGATGACATCGGCTGTctgttctcaatttttcgagaCCGGATGAcagttcaataaaaaattttagtctgtaaatatatatatttgtattcctttGACACATATTGCAATTCGGTTGGTGTACGCGGTCACTTTTCTTCAtcctgaatgaaaaataagaaaaagtaGTCAGCTAACTTAACGCGTTACAAAATAGTCGACTCACAAAAAGTTTATTGTTGTGAGGTTGGCGAGCTTATCATCTTTGCCTGTTCTGACAAGTCCGCCATGGCGGTTTGGTTATAAAGGAATAACGGCTAAATTCAGTGTGATTAGACTGCTCGATTCTATTCTGTGACTGTGTTCTCTGTCGTATGCGGACTTGAGCGAAAAGCAGTCGGAATCGGTAGAATTTTAATACTCTTTTGTGTAAACTACCGtcaatttcttcaatttgtcGTGAACTAAGATGGGTGATGGAAAAAGGTAAGATAAAGTTTTTTAACGCGATGTCTTAGAGTACTATCCCGGTTTCCACAATCGCAACCGTTTACAATGGTAAATTTTTGGTCGGAAGCTTTTTGCTCCGTCAGAGATAGCCGCATCCTTTACACAACGAAACACTACGGCAGTGCCCCCTCAATTTTACGTTGTCATCATGTCGACCCCAGCCGCTTTGTTTTCTAtgggagaaacaaaaaaaatcaacctcTTCTAAATAGAATATTGAGCAATTGTCGAAAATACTTCGAGAAATGGCCATAAATATTCCACTTTTCCGCTAATTCAGTatcgaaattattttcttctactttgtTAACTCATTGCGAaatgttttgtctatttcattatttttctcgcaaatataAACATGGCCGTAACGCCAGAAGCATACATTACACTCTCCCGCGGATcatcaattcaattttattcaatgttctttgtcatttttcaaaatgttacTTTGGAAATGTTGATAATCGGTTGATAGATCGACAAAGCGTCCATCGCGTTGTATACGCACGAAACAGCCACGTCATGGACGGAGCGGAACTCGTTCATTTTCCCCTTTATTGTATTcgtttttaacgtttttttttcaattttacaaaGTAAACTCAAATAACTTTGTTTTCATCTAATTCGTTCGAAAATTTAAGGAAACTGGTGAATTCTTGCAATTTAATCCTCGCGTTTGTCATCTTTTGTTTGTCTTCTCGAATTTTCTACTGAACGAACATCAAAAGACAAAACTAATAAATTTTCGGCAcagtcgaatgaaaaattaaagaaagaacgaaaaaatgataaaaatcaagCACATTAAAagttcaaaattcttatttgtTCATTTATTTGAAACATTGGGCTTTCAGTGAGGATCTAGCAACTGCGATTTTACGTAAGAAGGACAGGCCAAACAGACTTTTGGTCGAAGAGGCAATCAATGATGACAACTCCGTCGTTGCCCTATCTCAAGCAAAAATGGATGAATTGCAGCTATTTCGAGGCGACACAGTGTTGCTCAAAGGCAAGAGGCGCAAAGAAACTGTATGCATTGTACTGTCCGACGAAACTTGCCCCAATGAGAAAAtacgtatgaacagagttgtCAGAAACAATCTACGTGTTCGTCTCAGTGACGTTGTGTCCGTCCAGGCTTGCCCAGATGTGAAATACGGAAAACGTATTCATGTACTACCTATGGACGATACAGTGGAAGGACTTACAGGgtaatttcatgaattttttaattttagaaTTGAAATACTTTCCAAATTAATTTTCATACTATAGTcatttacaaatttatttgaaattgtaTAAACAGAAACATCTTCGAGGTATATCTTAAGCCGTACTTCCTTGAAGCCTACCGTCCGATACACAAAGACGACAACTTCATTGTTCGTGGAGGTATGCGAGCTGTTGAATTCAAAGTTGTAGAGACTGATCCTGGTCCTTTCTGCATCGTTGCTCCTGATACTGTGATTCACTGTGAAGGTGATCCCATCAAGCGAGAGGTAACTTGATTTAAAGTCTCatgttacaaatattttttgctttATATCGTCGACCTCATTTTATCCAGGGTAATGTAAATGTATGGTTTTATAAATGACTAGGAAGAGGAGGAAGCTCTGAACGCGGTTGGTTACGACGATATCGGTGGCGTGCGCAAGCAGCTCGCACAAATCAAGGAAATGGTTGAATTGCCCTTGCGGCATCCATCTTTATTCAAAGCTATCGGAGTTAAACCACCTCGTGGTATTCTTCTGTACGGTCCTCCAGGAACTGGAAAGACTCTTATTGCACGTGCAGTCGCCAACGAAACTGGAGCTTTCTTCTTTCTTATCAATGGTAAACGAAAGTTTtcgtaaattcattactcctcTATCGTTCTCATactctttgaaaaattctcattcgTTTCTATTTTGTGAAACGAAGCCAAAAATTAAACTTTTGTTGATCAATTAAGCTTGATAGTTTTCTCTTATAATTTACTAAATATTCCATTTTTACCGCAAAGGTCCTGAAATCATGAGTAAACTTGCCGGTGAATCTGAAAGTAATTTGCGTAAAGCTTTCGAAGAGGCTGAGAAAAATTCACCGGCCATTATTTTCATCGACGAGCTCGACGCCATTGCACCGAAGAGGGAAAAGGTGAGTTTTTCGTAGTCACTACATTTTACAAGTAATTTTGATTTCCAAAGAAGAGGAAAATCCGAGTATTCTTaaaatgatctaaaaataatttttggagtgatttcttttttttcatttgcagaCTCACGGTGAAGTCGAGAGGCGTATAGTGTCGCAGTTGTTGACCCTTATGGACGGCATGAAGCAAAGTTCCCACGTGATTGTAATGGCGGCGACGAATCGGCCGAACAGCATTGATGGTGCTCTCCGTCGTTTTGGGCGATTCGATCGAGAGATCGACATTGGAATTCCCGATGCGACTGGACGTTTAGAAATTTTGCGTATTCACACGAAGAACATGAAACTTGCCGATGACGTCGAGCTCGAGGCggtaagatttttattttacggtcagaaaaaatgtaatatttgatcattCTTTTGCCATATTTACACTGATTTCGTTTCTTATCGGGAAACAGATCGCTGGGGAGAGTCACGGTCACGTTGGTGCTGATTTAGCTTCCCTCTGTTCCGAGGCTGCCCTTCaacaaattcgtgaaaaaatggatCTTATTGATTTGGAGGACGATCAAATCGACGCCGAAGTCTTAGCCTCACTGGCCGTTACGatggaaaatttcaaggtGATTAATCCTCGAGTCTCCTTCTAACTTTATGCGGAGCTCGTAGAATTGGCACGTAACATAATTTCTGATTACAGTACGCAATGGGCAAGAGCAGTCCCAGCGCGCTTCGTGAAACGATCGTCGAAGTTCCCACGGTTACTTGGGAGGATGTTGGAGGTCTTCAAAACGTCAAGAAAGAACTTCAGGAATTGGTTCAGGTAAATTTCTTTCGTCGAGTTATCAATTGCCAATTTTCAATGTCGAAATCACCTGATTCATTGTAAAAACGTAACaattgtttcttcagtatccgGTCGAGCATCcggacaaatttttgaaatttggtatGCAACCATCGAGAGGCGTTCTGTTTTACGGTCCTCCTGGTTGCGGTAAGACGCTTTTAGCCAAAGCAATTGCGAATGAGTGCCAGGCGAATTTCATCTCTGTCAAGGGTCCGGAACTTTTGACAATGTGGTTCGGTGAATCCGAAGCCAACGTCCGCGACGTTTTCGACAAggtttttacaacttttcaatttaaatactataagaataatgaaaaaaatgattcgggGGCTTAATTGTTGTGATATTTTACAGGCAAGATCAGCGGCTCCTTGTGTActatttttcgacgaattaGATTCGATTGCAAAATCACGCGGTGGTTCCGTAGGCGATGGCGGTGGATCCGCTGATCGTGTCATCAACCAAATTCTCACGGAGATGGACGGTATGGGAGCGAAAAAGAACGTATTCATAATTGGAGCGACCAATCGTCCAGACATCATCGATCCCGCTATCCTACGACCCGGTCGTCTTGATCAGCTAATTTACATCCCGTTGCCAGATGAAAAATCTCGCGAGGCTATTTTCAAGGCAAATTTGCGGAAATCCCCCGTAGCAAAGGTTAGCATCGAAACTTCTagttaaaattgtttttttgttttttttttttttcatctaaatttttcCAGTCGCGAAACTGCGAATTTATAAGTTGGGAAAAATTGATCGATATTCGAGCTCAATTTGTAAAATGCTTTTCAGGAAGTCGATTTAACTTACATCGCTAAAGTGACTCACGGTTTTTCGGGTGCCGATTTGACAGAGATCTGTCAGCGTGCGTGTAAGCTCGCTATTAGGCAGTGTATCGAGAGCGAAATTCGCAGAGAAAAGGAGCGTATGGCAAATCCTTCAGTATCGATGGATGTGAGTTCTTTCTATTCTCCTTATGACTCTTCAATAGTTATTGGAACACCATTtataatgaatatttcaatgttAAACAAAGATGGATGAGGATGACCCCGTCCCAGAAATAACGCGTGCTCATTTCGAGGAGGCAATGAGGTTCGCACGTCGTTCAGTGTCCGACAACGATATAAGAAAGTACGAAATGTTTGCCCAGACTCTCCAACAGTCACGAGGATTCGGAACGAACTTTAGGTGAGTCGCATAAAGATTTAATATCGTaaagaatatgagaaaaaaatcgaacttgACTTCAGGACTAAATATCATTCTGTCAATTGTTTAGATTTCCTCAAAATGCGGCCGGAGGGCCACAGGACACGACGCAGGGCGATCAGCCGTTCCAAGACGACGGTGACGACGATCTCTATAGTTAAGCCTTTTTCGTTTTCCCTCTTGTGAGAGCCCAATCAGCAGTGAGCATAAGACAAAGGGCCTTCAATACATTTATTTCGTTCATCTATacgatttttcacaaaaccatgagtttttctttcgatatttcgattgaATGGTGGAGCGCGATAATGAAGCAAACAAGTTAAAGAAATGAACGAATTTTCACACGGACCCAGAGTCGactaaagaaatgaaataaatcaaattgaatgaaaacatttttttacatcgaGTTGGTGAGATTTGCACAAACTCTTTCAACAATTTACCGTCGCTCGTTTACAATTGAAACCGAGCTGAACGTCGTGAATGAATATCGACAATATAACACATGAAACCACTCGCTCTCATTTTAAgccgtatgaaaaaaaaaagagggaaaacaCCAATAATGAGATCTTATTGTTACGAATCCTTCGTAACCAACGCGATattctccatttttcattctcgcaTATTATAAAAACCGTAGGAAGAATTTGAATACATTGAagaattgtgaatttttttgtgcAACATTGATATCGTTCGTGGgataaagaaacgaaaatgtaTCGAGTCGCAATCGTTTTGTACCGTCGCGAGAATCGTCACATCGATTCTTGCGAATTTTCCTTCGTCCACGAGTACCACCAATTTCCCATCGCCAAAGTCCCACATTCGTTTCATAACGACACGAATATTTCCTCGTgtcattaattataaatcgaGTCCCATAAATGGagcgaaactcgtcatttGCATACCGTGGTCGCTGAGTAAGCAACGCCGAAAAGTCGTATCGCTCGTATTTCAACGAGAGAATTTGTGCGACTATAAAAGCATACGCGAAGCCGAGCAACGAGCAACCCTAttgtattaatattttttttgaccgCTCTCAAAATTACATCGAAAATGGTATTTGGATCGTACGGAGAGACTTTGATTACTCATAATAataggtagaaaaaaaatgacgaaactaTCGTTTTTCGCAATTATCTGTGTATTTCCTGCTGAAAAAATTATCCACTTTTTCGCTCGTACGATCGATGCAGGCGGATTTGTGAACTGTAATCGAAGCAACAATTAGTCACATCGAGATTCTGTGTTCGCTCGCTCAGACTTTCCACTCGGGCGCACATTACtcattactttttcatcatattttttcgttggaaTATTATATCGACGCAGATATTACGACGATCGTGAATCGCTTTTCGCCTCCGATAAATCGCTCATTATATAGCGACGATTCCATTGTGACTTGCGTATCGAAAACGATAAGGAGAGTTAATTTGAAGAAGACAAAAGAGTTGTAAAACTTGAATAAAACGGAATTTACGGAAGAAATTAATCCCCgcacgaatgtttttttctttttatttttatttattcgtttttttgtttcaatgcaTCAGCACGTTCTCGTGTACCGATTGTACACTATCGATATATCCATACATATTCGATACGAAATATATGTATGGATATATTCGCAATAACGCCAATGCACAAGCATTTCGTGTATATTTACAAtggattattaattattaatattatcattattattattatagagtttttatctgtttttctttctcttttgcaacttcatttttataaaagtaACACTATTCACTAAACAAGACGAGTTAGTATAAAACTGTCAAAGGACACGTGTGGGTCTATCGTCGgcgtatttaaaaatttttttttgttgttttttatgCTCTGTTtcttcgaaatatatttcctttTGTTTGGTTTATGCGGCGAGTATGGGGGGATgaagagaaatattttttttcctgtttgcTTTACCAAAACTTGTCTACAAAGGTGTGCAAGACGATTAGAGTGTCGAAACAGTAACACTTGGgggattttttgaatatttgagaaaCGTTTCGTTTCCAGGGTTCGACGACGTTACTTCAGCTACGCCCaaaatcatttgtttttaCAATCAATTCTAAACATCAAATTTCATTGAGAATATAGTTTTCTCAAATTCGCGTGTATCGGGACTTGAAAGACTTTTttgaacattttatttttacaattttcgttttgttCTTTCGTTCTATAAATGACCGTGTTTTATTGGGACAAACTTAACAACTTTGTTCTTGAAAAATTAGATATTTTCGTGAATCTTATCATCCATTCTATTTCACTACCTCGAGCAATAACCTGTTCAAATAATCACGGGCttcgtatttaaaaaatcgtctcACAGGACTGAGCGAATTGAACTCGTTCGAGAAATCAAGCGAATCAGCGAGCAGCGAATAATGTGCAAATAATCGACGAACCTCGAAGAAGAATCGCACTTGAGGCTAGAGCACGAGAACAGAATCCCTGACAATGCACAATTGTATCGTGCTCATTGTTTCTTCGAAGAATGAAATGGGAGTACGTCTAATTTGTATTTATGAACGAGTCATCGCTGGATCGAGATTTCCATCGTTCGAAGGCTGGGCTCGCGGTGCACAGCTCATGGAACAGTACAAAAAACGAAGCTCGTGCCCGttatgtacatttttttctcgtcccaAATGCAAGAGATTtgcaatatgaaaaaaaaaacaaaaatattgacaAAATAGAGCGTATTCGTATTTATTGTttcgcaatgaaaataaaaatattcaaattttcctttctcaggaaaaattACAAACGAAATGACACTTGGATTTTTTTGCCCTGATTTTTGGACATTTGAAAAGCTCTTGGCTTCGAACAGCGCTCAAAGTATTCGAATGGCGTTttataaattaattgaaaaaacgctCGTATTTACAATGTCTCCCCGGCCCTCGATCGGGATCCCTCCAACAAATGACTTCGGCAGCACCTGTTACAGTGGAAAAATACCAGGTGGTGTTTCGGtcgatattaatttttttgaaaaactcgatgATCCAGTGGGGGTAAAGTCGAATGAGACGGAACGCGATTTCTTGGCTATTTTGGCTGCTCTGAAAGTGCAAAAATTTGGTATCTCGAAGTAACGGGGATTTCCGAAAGTTTTTAAGCTCGAAATGATTCGCGGGGAGTTTAAAGTGGAGTTTGCATCAGTCCGCGACACACTGACATCGACGTATGGAATAATAAGTTGGGGGAAACGATAAGAGAATGGAGAGTAAATTATTCTACAgtcgaaaattgtaaaattcatgaataattCGGTCgcaagtgaaagaaaaaagagaaaattgcTAAAGAGAAGTGGCCGCATCATTGCGTGGCACCAATTCCTTCGAAAACTTGCGAAGCAGtgataataacaaaaaattggtCTAACGATGTACGATGAGGAGTAAGCGAACACTTGGCGTGTCTGTGTGTTCtcgtttttcatcatttccattcatcttttctctataaatattatatttcaGCTAGAACTCATCGCGACATGGATTCTGCCCTCTTTTTCCCGAGCTCCCTGGCCTTGGAGCAgttcgaggaataaaaaagcgATGGTTCGCGCAAAAATCCAGTTTCGCGtagaattcgaataaaaaatgattgcaaATCGGGGTAAATATGTTTAGTTTCCGGACTCGGCGACGATGCTCGTGCGTCGAGCGACGTCGACTCGGCCTCGTCGCAGCTCCGACGTGGTTTTCGGTGCTCCTTCCGGCCTTCCTCGTCCGCTCGCCTCGCCCCTCAAATCTCGTGGGTGTCTCTCTTCCACCGATTCATCCGTTGAATTAATCGAAGGGAATTCGCAGCTCCTTCGTCGAATGAAAGCTGTTGATTTGTCTTCGATTTTGATATGGTTCGGTCGCCCGACGGCTCAATCGGTCCTCTGGGTGACCGGTGGGAATTCCGTGTCGTCGTTAAGCCGAAAGGTGCCTCCTTCCTTCGGCGGACTCTCCGTCGCTGCTATCATCTCGTGATACTTTTCCGACTCTAAAAACAgcatttcacgatttttcgcttTCGTCATTAATTAAATCCCGCTTAAACGGCTGTTCGACGGTCCACGTTTGCCTTTCACGGGGAAATACACACTGTGGAGGAACAGAGCCGTTCGGAGGTCGGTTATGAGAAAATGCTCTGGACTTTTGTAATCCCCTCTCCTCCCCACCCTCGAACCCTCCTTTCGAACGTAATTACACAGTTGCGAATGAGCTTTGTTAGTGAACATTTATGTGGGTTAACAATGATGACGATACACCCAGAGATCCTCCACCCGGATCCCCGTTTACTCAAGCCTATTAAGCCAAGTGAAATCTGGTCAACGAACATTCAACAAACTAGCCAACACCGATTACATCTAATTTTAACATTACTTTTCACGAGCTCAACATTATTACGAGGAAAAATGTTGTCTCTCGGGGGACATTCCACGACATTGAAGCTCGTTACTGttcaatcaaaatttcattatttcctgCGCCCATTAAAATCTTATCAACGAACAATCAATCGTCGGATGGTTGCGCGttttagaaaaacaaaatggtaAGCATCGAGCGTTAATGACTCCGTATTTCTTCGAGCTGTATCAAAGCTAAAAATTGAGGGTTCAGGCCCGAAAGAATTTGACGGTATTCGAAAATCGATTATCAAAGCACTGAAAAAAGCTTCGTTTCCACTGATTCGTACCCAAGTTGTTACTCAATCCTCGATAATGTTCACCGGAGGAAAACTCGCACCTATTTTTACGCCCGTCTCGTTCCCCTTTCCGTTATCTCACATTATCGATTCTATGCTCTCGCGATAATATTGACGAAGCTGATAGAGTGGCGACTGTTACTGTCGACGCGGAACGAAATGTTGATCAAACTTATGAAAGCGGACTCCAGCTAGCAATGAATCGATGTTTTTTGTCTTCGGTGGCTCGATCAACCGGGGAGGGCAGCTCCGGATGGcgcgagtgagaaaaactcgGCTCGAATCATCGACAAGTCTGCAAAGTCCAGAGGACCTTTGCGAGGCTTTCGAATCGATTCCTGTCCAGATCTCGTTCGGGAAACCTCGCCGTCCGGAGGTTCCTGCCGCCCCGGTATTTTCGGGTCCCACCGAGTTAGgggggtgaaaaaattgatggaaagTTTGGATTTATTTCTACGGTGTGATGCTGAACGATGATTCGGGGGATTCCTCGATCTTGACTCACGTTTGGGCGGTGAGCGGAGTCGGGGAGTTGATAAATGACTTGAGTAGAGTATTGAGAAGTACAGAGAGTGTGGTGCAGTCCCTTGGAGGGAGAATGCCGAAAGGGTGTgacgagagaaagaaggagagagtgagagaggaaCCGTTTAATAAAGCGAGCTACATCGACGGGACGGTGACAATGACGATCATGCGTGCGTCGAGCCTTCACCAGAAAACATAAACGAACAATCGTGCGGTTTAACGAACTGTGACGAGTCAGCACGGAGGACGAGATAGATTCTGGATTTGCGGTTGCGAGGATGCCAATCGGGATAATTCGTTTCTAGGGTAAATCGTTACTGATGATTCTACGGGACCGAGTGGTTCACCGTTcgatttcttcttcaattgTCATTAGAGTCTCGTTAGTCGCGAGAGTTTCGTTCGACCGTGCATAAATGGATGAACGTCGAGACAATTCTTGTCCAGGGATCAAAGAGGATCAGACTGAAGTTGAGGGAGCGTTAGAAATGAGACCTAAAACTCGTCCATCAGTGTTTTTCACACTGAAACTTTCCATCTTCCTTCTGcgattgaatttcataaaaatcattgtttaTCCGGCTACTCCGACTCTCGATTACACCGAAGGATTATCTCAAGGCTCTGTACGATTTAGCGGAACGTGTCACAAGATTAAATGCCAATCTGGTTGTGTAGTTAATGCTGGTGAATcgtttttctgtacaatgttaaTTCAGCTCCGGTGGTTCTGcgattttatcgtttttacGCAAGTATCAATTTTCCTAAACGTTTTCACCGATCACAGCAAGTGTTAATCGCCAATTAAAATGTTCGTGTGCAAAGCGTTTCCCGTTATCGTGACTCTCAATTATTCTGAGCACTTTTTCCGCTCGTGAGCACCTCCGAGCTCGAAAAGTGGAGTAAAAATTCGATAATCATTGTCCAAAGTTTCATGAAAATCTGGATATTTATCTGACGAGTATTTCCAACTcgattgaaagaaaatcgcGAGGCTTGAAACGAGCTTCCGGCTTCGTtcgtgctctttcagaatccgAGCTTCGCAAAAACTTTCGTTTCTAAGCGAGTGAGTTTTCGAAGAGATTccaaatcgagttttttttgagcaataaattttgagcgaTCGAGAGCTCgataagatgaatttttcatatgGACTGAGAATCGAGGCTCGGTAATTGGCTTGCTCATCGCAGTAATTACTTTCATCCGACAGCTGTGCTGGGTCTGCGATTCTTACGTGTTTCCTGCAATCGAATAGATTACGTGTATGATTATTAGACGTTTCCAGAAAGCAAAACTGATGTAGTGGCCTATTTTAGCACGAATATTCCTAAGCTCGGGTCCATTTGCATGGATTTAACCGAATGCGTTCGTGAAAATTCGACAAATCCGAATAAAGGATtgttctagaaaaaaaaaatacaaaaaaaaaaagaactgtGCGAATGAGTGTATTTTACATGATGAGAAAGGCCTCGCGAATGGACGGTAATTCCTGATCAAGCGGACGACTGTATGGTTGAATGGAAATTGCGCGGGTCtttgttata
This sequence is a window from Venturia canescens isolate UGA chromosome 8, ASM1945775v1, whole genome shotgun sequence. Protein-coding genes within it:
- the TER94 gene encoding transitional endoplasmic reticulum ATPase TER94 → MGDGKSEDLATAILRKKDRPNRLLVEEAINDDNSVVALSQAKMDELQLFRGDTVLLKGKRRKETVCIVLSDETCPNEKIRMNRVVRNNLRVRLSDVVSVQACPDVKYGKRIHVLPMDDTVEGLTGNIFEVYLKPYFLEAYRPIHKDDNFIVRGGMRAVEFKVVETDPGPFCIVAPDTVIHCEGDPIKREEEEEALNAVGYDDIGGVRKQLAQIKEMVELPLRHPSLFKAIGVKPPRGILLYGPPGTGKTLIARAVANETGAFFFLINGPEIMSKLAGESESNLRKAFEEAEKNSPAIIFIDELDAIAPKREKTHGEVERRIVSQLLTLMDGMKQSSHVIVMAATNRPNSIDGALRRFGRFDREIDIGIPDATGRLEILRIHTKNMKLADDVELEAIAGESHGHVGADLASLCSEAALQQIREKMDLIDLEDDQIDAEVLASLAVTMENFKYAMGKSSPSALRETIVEVPTVTWEDVGGLQNVKKELQELVQYPVEHPDKFLKFGMQPSRGVLFYGPPGCGKTLLAKAIANECQANFISVKGPELLTMWFGESEANVRDVFDKARSAAPCVLFFDELDSIAKSRGGSVGDGGGSADRVINQILTEMDGMGAKKNVFIIGATNRPDIIDPAILRPGRLDQLIYIPLPDEKSREAIFKANLRKSPVAKEVDLTYIAKVTHGFSGADLTEICQRACKLAIRQCIESEIRREKERMANPSVSMDMDEDDPVPEITRAHFEEAMRFARRSVSDNDIRKYEMFAQTLQQSRGFGTNFRFPQNAAGGPQDTTQGDQPFQDDGDDDLYS